Proteins co-encoded in one Brassica rapa cultivar Chiifu-401-42 chromosome A02, CAAS_Brap_v3.01, whole genome shotgun sequence genomic window:
- the LOC103848552 gene encoding calcium uniporter protein 4, mitochondrial, whose product MALRRAITKRLIDGYKCVRPSNTKILRHYMTSSNLTDPIMAIRIESVSPPRREEATSVTGLSVSETKKLLRMYQMEKVKARLREIPKNSVSYWEFVQICCETCGNNDEQGSQMAQSLDQAGSVVVLGDIVFLHPYQIAKSMAAMIHQTSALPNDPRKEELAQLETTKKCIDIKARRIVQAELYCGLGLLAAQTIGFMRLTFWELSWDVMEPICFFVTSLHFLLGYYFFLRTSTEPSFEGFYQQRFKTKQKKLMESHGFDFLRYTELNSLFTPLACKSEVSTV is encoded by the exons ATGGCGCTTCGCAGAGCTATCACCAAGCGTCTCATCGACGGTTACAAATGCGTTCGACCATCGAACACGAAGATCCTCCGTCATTACATGACCTCATCGAATCTTACGGATCCTATCATGGCGATCCGCATCGAGTCCGTTAGTCCTCCTAGAAGGGAGGAAGCAACGTCTGTGACGGGTTTATCAGTGAGTGAGACCAAGAAGTTGTTGAGAATGTATCAAATGGAGAAGGTGAAAGCTAGACTCAGAGAGATTCCAAAGAACTCTGTTTCGTATTGGGAGTTTGTTCAAATCTGTTGTGAGACCTGTGGGAACAACGACGAGCAAGGTTCTCAAATGGCTCAGTCTTTGGATCAAGCTGGAAGCGTCGTCGTTTTAGGAGACATCGTTTTCCTTCATCCTTATCAG ATAGCCAAGTCTATGGCGGCAATGATCCACCAAACATCAGCACTTCCAAACGATCCAAGAAAAGAAGAGTTAGCTCAGCTTGAGACTACAAAGAAGTGTATTGACATAAAGGCACGACGTATAGTCCAGGCAGAGTTATATTGCGGTCTGGGACTCCTAGCAGCGCAAACGATAGGATTTATGCGTCTTACCTTCTGGGAACTAAGCTGGGATGTGATGGAACCTATCTGCTTCTTTGTCACATCCCTTCATTTCCTCCTTGGTTACTACTTCTTTCTTCGGACTTCGACAGAACCATCTTTTGAAGGGTTTTATCAACAACGGTTTAAGACGAAACAGAAGAAGCTTATGGAGAGCCATGGGTTTGATTTTTTGAGATACACTGAGCTCAACTCCTTGTTTACACCGTTAGCGTGTAAATCTGAAGTTTCAACGGTTTAG